One genomic window of Garra rufa chromosome 2, GarRuf1.0, whole genome shotgun sequence includes the following:
- the mtrf1l gene encoding peptide chain release factor 1-like, mitochondrial — translation MAVVCFRKALLCAGRQLLNVTLSRTITTHAGVIRGSVCRCPAIHTTVNSTIRHTQRAFHTSQSVMVTKILSVDEIFHKKSLHDYLKRKEIEYNTCLQSFNTENQTLEDEDGKIKRTKLSVLGPLVHKIKELEEKQKELEDTQDLLKDNDPELHELAESEKEVCLAAIQDLKQKILSLLIPEEESDMSDLVLEVTAGVGGQEAMLFTAEIFDMYQNFAGFHGWGFSILEVTSSELGGIRRAAASISGPLSYKKLKFEAGVHRVQRVPKTESKGRIHTSTMTVAILPQPTEISFTINPKDLRIETKRASGAGGQHVNTTDSAVRIVHLPTGTVAECQQERSQIKNKETAMTLLRAKLYSARLEEETSKRYHARKLQIGTKSRSEKIRTYNFSQDRITDHRIGKTIHDVHGFLQGEELLEEMIVFLQQFSEQESLMDILEDSDQNQ, via the exons CACGACTGTTAACAGCACAATACGACACACTCAGAGAGCCTTTCATACATCCCAATCTGTGATGGTCACTAAGATACTCTCTGTGGATGAGATCTTCCACAAGAAGTCTTTACATGACTATCTGAAGAGGAAGGAGATTGAGTATAACACATGCTTGCAGTCCTTCAATACTGAAAACCAAACACTGGAGGATGAGGATGGGAAAATAAAAAGGACTAAGCTTTCTGTACTAGGGCCCTTGGTCCACAAAATCAAAGAATTGGAGGAGAAACAGAAGGAGTTGGAGGACACGCAGGACTTGCTGAAAG ATAATGACCCAGAATTGCATGAGCTTGCAGAGTCAGAGAAGGAAGTCTGTCTAGCGGCCATTCAAGATCTCAAACAAAAG ATTTTATCTCTTCTGATCCCAGAGGAGGAATCAGACATGAGTGACTTGGTCCTAGAGGTCACCGCTGGAGTCGGAGGTCAGGAAGCCATGCTCTTTACCGCAGAGATCTTTGATATGTATCAGAACTTTGCTGGTTTCCATGGCTGGGGCTTCAGCATCCTGGAGGTCACATCTAGTGAACTAG GAGGCATCAGACGAGCAGCAGCCAGTATTAGTGGTCCACTCAGCTATAAAAAGTTAAAGTTTGAAGCTGGAGTCCATCGTGTCCAGAGGGTCCCGAAAACGGAAAGTAAAGGTCGGATACACACCAGCACCATGACAGTGGCCATACTTCCCCAGCCCACTGAG ATCTCATTTACCATCAACCCCAAAGATCTGAGGATAGAGACGAAGAGAGCCAGCGGTGCAGGAGGACAACATGTTAACACCACAGACAGCGCTGTTAGGATCGTACATCTACCCACAG GCACAGTAGCTGAATGTCAGCAGGAGCGATCCCAGATCAAGAATAAAGAGACAGCCATGACGTTACTGCGAGCCAAACTCTACAGTGCCCGACTGGAGGAGGAGACCAGTAAGAGATACCATGCTCGAAAACTACAG ATTGGCACCAAAAGCAGATCGGAGAAAATCAGGACTTATAACTTCTCCCAGGACCGGATCACTGATCACAGGATTGGAAAAACCATTCACGACGTGCATGGATTTTTACAAGGAGAGGAACTGCTAGAGGAAATGATTGTGTTCTTGCAACAGTTTTCTGAACAGGAATCTCTTATGGACATTCTTGAAGACAGTGATCAGAATCAGTAG
- the fbxo5 gene encoding F-box only protein 5 isoform X2: protein MKCPSYSDDSTVLCHMEKAETDLSEVKGHRASPRKTRSPVAPNISTPMETRSKGPHNKENFQNKRHSLEVASDDEVIISSSGLSEDSGYLSLQNSQVEHGDVDGVDSLERSEEKCESSQSLDVECRSAPCLPMLKFQEEVCKELARSFKRSKSYDWTVVDKVAENCGLHNVIGGKMGRQFVDILCGLLRKDMRHIIARILGLLGDCDLVSCKKVSRTWRKIICEDQVALRRCREAERTLRDSGRSMGSLSRDFTLSRVVFSSMQVVASTPVHKAIKKPPCQTGGAQNTSKPSRFQQFHKVAQSLKQDESLRPCILCCSAARFDKAMKRAVCTRVSCAFEFCTLCQSAFHGSTPCRTSVRTFSTSQTLIAGSARSKRSVRRL from the exons ATGAAGTGTCCAAGCTACAGTGATGATTCAACAGTTTTATGCCACATGGAGAAAGCTGAAACTGACCTCAGTGAGGTGAAGGGCCATAGGGCTTCGCCACGGAAAACGCGTTCCCCAGTGGCGCCCAACATCTCCACCCCTATGGAGACCAGAAGCAAAGGCCCGCACAATAAAGAAAACTTCCAGAATAAGCGGCATTCTCTAGAAGTGGCATCAGATGACGAAGTGATCATCAGCAGTAGCGGCCTGTCCGAAGACAGTGGCTATCTTTCCCTCCAAAACAGCCAGGTGGAACATGGAGACGTGGATGGTGTGGACTCACTGGAGAGGAGTGAAGAGAAATGTGAATCCTCTCAATCCTTGGACGTTGAGTGTCGTTCTGCTCCCTGTCTACCCATGTTGAAATTTCAAGAGGAGGTGTGCAAAGAACTGGCTAGAAGCTTTAAAAGGAGCAAGAGTTACGACTGGACCGTCGTCGACAAGGTTGCTGAGAATTGCGGACTGCATAATGTGATCGGTGGAAAGATGGGACGACAGTTTGTTGATATTCTTTGTGGCCTGTTGAGGAAAGACATGAGGCATATTATTGCTAGAATACTGGGCCTGTTGGGAGATTGCGACTTAGTGAG CTGTAAAAAAGTGAGCCGGACGTGGCGGAAAATCATTTGCGAAGATCAGGTGGCCCTTCGGCGCTGCAGGGAAGCAGAAAGAACGTTAAGG gACTCTGGTCGCTCCATGGGCTCATTATCACGAGACTTCACCTTGAGCAGGGTGGTGTTCTCCAGCATGCAAGTTGTCGCATCTACGCCCGTTCACAAGGCCATTAAGAAGCCACCGTGCCAGACGGGTGGAGCGCAAAACACATCCAAGCCGAGTCGCTTCCAACAGTTTCACAAG GTTGCCCAGTCCCTCAAACAGGATGAATCTCTACGACCGTGTATCCTCTGCTGCTCCGCGGCGCGGTTCGACAAAGCCATGAAGCGAGCTGTGTGCACACGCGTGAGCTGCGCTTTTGAGTTTTGCACACTGTGTCAGTCTGCGTTCCACGGCTCCACCCCGTGCCGCACTTCCGTCCGGACCTTTTCCACGTCACAAACACTCATCGCCGGCTCGGCTCGAAGCAAAAGGAGCGTCCGTCGCCTCTGA
- the vip gene encoding VIP peptides, with amino-acid sequence MLVRNGSQLLLFITLSSVLYARTLSLPFASMRDTRHADGLFTSGYSKLLGQLSARRYLESLIGKRVSDDLMEDQAPMKRHSDAIFTDNYSRFRKQMAVKKYLNSVLTGKRSQEDPPSMQEESTGGETTYRESYDDVTVDRLLNHIPLPL; translated from the exons ATGCTCGTGAGGAACGGCTCTCAGCTTTTGCTCTTCATAACTCTCTCCAGTGTTTTATATGCCCGGACCTTAAGTTTACCCTTCGCCTCCATGAG AGATACGAGACACGCAGACGGGCTCTTCACAAGCGGATACAGTAAACTTCTAGGACAGTTATCTGCCAGACGGTACCTGGAGTCATTGATCGGAAAGCGGGTCAG TGACGATTTGATGGAAGACCAGGCGCCGATGAAGCGTCATTCAGACGCAATATTCACAGACAACTACAGCCGCTTTCGCAAGCAGATGGCGGTGAAGAAATATCTCAACTCGGTTCTCACAGGAAAAAGAAG TCAAGAAGACCCACCCAGCATGCAGGAGGAATCGACTGGAGGCGAGACCACGTATCGGGAGAGCTACGATGACGTCACTGTAGACCGACTTCTGAATCATATACCATTG CCTCTCTGA
- the fbxo5 gene encoding F-box only protein 5 isoform X1, producing the protein MSYFSFPLVCCVWINLNMKCPSYSDDSTVLCHMEKAETDLSEVKGHRASPRKTRSPVAPNISTPMETRSKGPHNKENFQNKRHSLEVASDDEVIISSSGLSEDSGYLSLQNSQVEHGDVDGVDSLERSEEKCESSQSLDVECRSAPCLPMLKFQEEVCKELARSFKRSKSYDWTVVDKVAENCGLHNVIGGKMGRQFVDILCGLLRKDMRHIIARILGLLGDCDLVSCKKVSRTWRKIICEDQVALRRCREAERTLRDSGRSMGSLSRDFTLSRVVFSSMQVVASTPVHKAIKKPPCQTGGAQNTSKPSRFQQFHKVAQSLKQDESLRPCILCCSAARFDKAMKRAVCTRVSCAFEFCTLCQSAFHGSTPCRTSVRTFSTSQTLIAGSARSKRSVRRL; encoded by the exons ATGTCTTATTTCTCATTTCCTCTAGTTTGCTGTGTGTGGATCAACCTCAACATGAAGTGTCCAAGCTACAGTGATGATTCAACAGTTTTATGCCACATGGAGAAAGCTGAAACTGACCTCAGTGAGGTGAAGGGCCATAGGGCTTCGCCACGGAAAACGCGTTCCCCAGTGGCGCCCAACATCTCCACCCCTATGGAGACCAGAAGCAAAGGCCCGCACAATAAAGAAAACTTCCAGAATAAGCGGCATTCTCTAGAAGTGGCATCAGATGACGAAGTGATCATCAGCAGTAGCGGCCTGTCCGAAGACAGTGGCTATCTTTCCCTCCAAAACAGCCAGGTGGAACATGGAGACGTGGATGGTGTGGACTCACTGGAGAGGAGTGAAGAGAAATGTGAATCCTCTCAATCCTTGGACGTTGAGTGTCGTTCTGCTCCCTGTCTACCCATGTTGAAATTTCAAGAGGAGGTGTGCAAAGAACTGGCTAGAAGCTTTAAAAGGAGCAAGAGTTACGACTGGACCGTCGTCGACAAGGTTGCTGAGAATTGCGGACTGCATAATGTGATCGGTGGAAAGATGGGACGACAGTTTGTTGATATTCTTTGTGGCCTGTTGAGGAAAGACATGAGGCATATTATTGCTAGAATACTGGGCCTGTTGGGAGATTGCGACTTAGTGAG CTGTAAAAAAGTGAGCCGGACGTGGCGGAAAATCATTTGCGAAGATCAGGTGGCCCTTCGGCGCTGCAGGGAAGCAGAAAGAACGTTAAGG gACTCTGGTCGCTCCATGGGCTCATTATCACGAGACTTCACCTTGAGCAGGGTGGTGTTCTCCAGCATGCAAGTTGTCGCATCTACGCCCGTTCACAAGGCCATTAAGAAGCCACCGTGCCAGACGGGTGGAGCGCAAAACACATCCAAGCCGAGTCGCTTCCAACAGTTTCACAAG GTTGCCCAGTCCCTCAAACAGGATGAATCTCTACGACCGTGTATCCTCTGCTGCTCCGCGGCGCGGTTCGACAAAGCCATGAAGCGAGCTGTGTGCACACGCGTGAGCTGCGCTTTTGAGTTTTGCACACTGTGTCAGTCTGCGTTCCACGGCTCCACCCCGTGCCGCACTTCCGTCCGGACCTTTTCCACGTCACAAACACTCATCGCCGGCTCGGCTCGAAGCAAAAGGAGCGTCCGTCGCCTCTGA